The following proteins come from a genomic window of Paenibacillus sp. CAA11:
- a CDS encoding transcriptional regulator — MGEGYKMKHAPTIISELEAYIRQEGMTSAQFAASSEIHPRTLNNLILGHRPIAVQQLDRITKGMGLPDGYYYDLYIENYIIDRSPDWRRVGPLIIRCAELHKLDAIQRVVQHVMDKLMYSPMLFDTAEELFSQGYRAAALLLYETVAEGEKFQHSERLALCQYRLFTLRLGDDQEENYQAAIRFEPFVERLDLVDQLDALKELINTYRSLQRWNKVNELAHKMGYTAQILYNLKDQNKPILSDPDKKLARPLFFYIAYSNLLKGNVCDEQGDYEQALSYKHAYANLDWVKEKGEDIDYWKDKFREWSEANICITKLLSGDLSVIESYTAYINENKEELTIGLLYILRAANKHQFNVDKVLQKLEVPSEYGMDTSIKSGYSRKLFMDRQAHLMYELAYYHLSKERYDNGFKFLLNSLQSSVIIRNEKHMLDCVKLYEKHRTFAHPDTQDRYQKLLLRGEE; from the coding sequence ATGGGGGAAGGCTATAAAATGAAGCATGCGCCTACCATTATTTCAGAACTGGAAGCGTATATCAGGCAAGAGGGAATGACCTCGGCACAGTTTGCGGCTTCCTCGGAGATTCATCCCAGAACACTCAATAACCTGATTCTTGGCCACCGGCCGATCGCTGTTCAACAGCTTGACCGGATCACCAAAGGGATGGGGCTTCCTGACGGCTACTATTATGATTTATACATAGAGAATTACATTATTGACCGTTCTCCAGATTGGAGGCGGGTGGGGCCGCTAATCATTCGCTGTGCTGAGCTCCATAAGCTTGATGCGATACAGCGCGTGGTTCAGCATGTCATGGATAAATTGATGTACTCGCCCATGCTGTTTGATACGGCCGAGGAGCTGTTCTCCCAGGGTTACCGGGCTGCTGCTCTGCTGCTGTATGAGACAGTGGCGGAGGGGGAGAAATTTCAGCATTCCGAGCGCCTGGCCCTTTGTCAGTACCGGTTGTTTACACTTCGGCTTGGGGATGATCAGGAGGAGAATTACCAAGCGGCTATCCGATTTGAGCCATTTGTAGAGCGCTTGGATCTAGTAGACCAATTGGATGCGCTCAAAGAGCTTATTAATACTTACCGCTCACTACAGCGATGGAATAAGGTTAATGAATTGGCCCATAAGATGGGCTATACAGCTCAAATTTTGTACAATTTAAAGGATCAAAACAAACCTATCTTATCAGACCCCGATAAAAAATTAGCAAGGCCATTGTTTTTCTACATCGCTTACAGTAATTTGCTGAAAGGTAATGTTTGTGATGAGCAGGGGGATTACGAACAGGCGCTTTCATACAAACATGCTTATGCTAATCTTGATTGGGTTAAGGAAAAGGGAGAAGACATAGACTACTGGAAAGATAAATTCAGAGAATGGTCAGAGGCTAATATATGCATAACAAAACTTTTGAGCGGTGATTTATCAGTAATAGAGAGTTACACTGCCTATATTAATGAGAACAAAGAGGAATTGACTATTGGGCTTTTATATATTTTGAGAGCAGCTAATAAACATCAATTTAATGTAGATAAGGTTCTTCAGAAGCTTGAGGTACCCTCGGAGTATGGTATGGATACTTCTATAAAAAGTGGGTATTCGCGAAAGCTATTCATGGATCGACAAGCGCATTTAATGTATGAACTGGCTTATTATCATTTGTCAAAAGAAAGATATGATAACGGCTTCAAATTTTTGTTGAACTCGCTGCAAAGTTCTGTAATAATTAGGAATGAGAAACATATGTTAGATTGTGTGAAGCTATATGAAAAACATCGAACTTTTGCACATCCAGATACTCAAGATAGATATCAAAAATTACTTTTAAGGGGAGAAGAATGA